The sequence AGGTCCCAAGGGTTTGGCTGTTCGCCAATTAAAGCGGTACGCGAGCTGGGTTTAGAACGTCGTGAGACAGTTCGGTCCCTATCTGTCGTGGGCGTAGGAGATTTGAAGGGAGCTGCCCCTAGTACGAGAGGACCGGGGTGGACGAACCTCTAGTGTTCCAGTTGTGGCGCCCGCCGCATTGCTGGGTAGCCAAGTTCGGAAAGGATAACCGCTGAAAGCATCTAAGCGGGAAGCCTCCTCCAAGACAAGTCATCCCAGAACTTAGGTTCCTAAAGGGCCCTGGAAGACTACCAGGTTGATAGGCCGGATGTGTAAGTGCAGTAATGCACTCAGCTAACCGGTACTAATTGCCCGTGAGGCTTGACCATCAAGTGAATCCTTTTCCCCTTCTATTGCGCCCGCATAGGTTGTTCGTTTGTCATCTATCATTTTCTTTGAAAATATTTTCCGGTGGCTATGGCGGAGGGGCCACACCCGATCCCTTTCCGAACTCGGAAGTTAAGCCCTCCAGCGCCGATGGTACTGCCCGGGTAGCTAGGTGGGAGAGTAGGTCGCCGCCGGATTTCCATTTTGTAAAAAGCCGTACCCCGAAAGGGGCTCGGCTTTTTCTTTTTAAAATTACTACCGGAGATAACCGAGGCAACGCGAAAAGCCGCGCCGCGCCACTATTTCGACGCGGGGAGCTTTCGCCAGGGGTTGGTGAAAAGCAGCAGCCCGACCGCGCAAACGATCAGCCCGCCGAACAGCCAGCCCGGGAAATTCGGAAGTGAATAGAAGGCCAGGGCAATCAGGGCGACCGTCTCGGCCAAAATCCACCACGCGATACGCTTGCCGACCGGGGACTTTTTGAAAACCAATCGAACCACGATATAGGCCACAATCGATAAAGCGCAACCAACGGTTCCCACAAGCCCCATGCCGGCAGCGAGGCCGGGGGCGGGGACCGTCTCTCTCAACTCGGGCCAACGGAACACGCCCAGGTATGCGTAGGCCATTACCGAGGCCAAAATCATGCCCCACAAGGACAAAAGCCCGGACATTGGTGGGCTTTTTTCGACGTTCACACTTTTCATTACACCTTCCTCTCCAAGGTTAGCCGCAGATTCCGCCGCTGCTGTCATCATCATCGTCGTCGTCGCCGGGCGGGAGTTCGCCGTCGGTGTCATCGTCATCGTCGTCGTCGTCGATTGTGTCGTCATCGGCGGCTTCGTCGTCATCGTCCACGGCCGGGTTGACGGTGACGGTAACCTGGTCGGCGTCGCTGTCGACCATGCCGTCGTTGACAACCAAAGCGAAGATCCCTTCGCCCTCTTGCTCGCCCACAACCGCCGGTTGCGCGGCCGCCGGGTCGTCAAGCTGCATCGCGACACCCGCCGTTTGGGTCCAGGTGTAAAACAGCCCGTCGCCGTCGACATCGCTGCTGCCGCTGCCGTCCAGTGTCACGGGTTCACCAACGGTCGTGACCACATCGGCTCCGGCGTCGGCCACCGGCCCGGAGTTCGTGCCCTCGTATTTGAGCAGGTTCACGTGCATGCCGACCGAATAGACGGTCGTGTTGTCGACCCACGCCAGCGCATACTGGCCGCCGTCGAAGGTCAGCGCGTGCTCATCGAGCGTCCAGTTGTCGCCACCATCCACGGTGTAAAACAAGGCCGGGGCATAGGCTAAGGTCTTGGCCGCGTAACCCCACACCATGCCGAAGCCGGGGTTCACGAAACTGACGCCCTCGGGCGCCCACTCGCCGGCGATGCCCGGCATCTCGGTGGGGAAGTTTTGTAGGTAGGGCTCCCACGAGTCGCCGCCGTTTTCGGTCTTGTAGAATTTGGAAATAAACCCGCCGACGACCGTTTCGTCGCCCACGATAAAGCCCGTATCTCGGTCGACGAAAAAGACCCAGCTATACCCCTCGGCGGTGCTCTGTTTGAGGACTTCCCACGTCATGCCGCCGTCGGTGGTGTGCAGGATCGAGCCGGAAATATACGTTTTTTCATCGCTTTTGGCCCAGTGTTCCCGGCGGTAAAGCGGGTCGGAACTCATCCGCATGCGGTGAAGTTGTCGTGCGATCAGCGCCCTGCCTCGCAAGGGTTCGGCCTTTTCCGGCTCTTCTTCCCATTGGCCGATCGCCAGCCAGCCTTCGTTTTCGTCCAGCCACTGCATGCGATTGACATACAGTCGGGGCGCGTACAGCGCCGGCATCGTCGACCACGTGAAACCGCCGTCGGTGGTCTTGATGAAATAGCTGTTCAGACCCGCGGCGTACCCGACCAGGTCGTCGACCATCACCACATCCTGAATCGTGCCGTAACTGTCGTCGGGCGGAATATCCGCGTCGTGGAAGGTCTCGCCGCTGTCCTCGGTGAGCCAAAGCTGCGGCTGGAGTGTGTCCGCGCAAACCAGGATGCAGGCGAACTGCTCTTCGATGGTATGCCCGAAGCGCTCGATGCACTCGAGGTCGACGCCCGAGCCGCCGAAGAGGCCGAATTCGGGCGTCACCATCTCCACGGATGAACGCGCCTCGATCAGCCGCAAAAACTCGCAGAAGTTTTCCGGGGCTAAATTCAGGCTCATCTCGTAGACCGATTCCCACGTCGCGCCGCCGTCCAGCGTGCGGTAGATCAGATCAAACGTGCTGGAGTCTTCGCTCGCGGCGCCGACTGCGAACACGGTGTCTTGGTCGGGCGCCGAGACATCGATCAGCCCTTGGTTGTGGTCGGAGATCGAATAGAGGGAGGTCCAGCCGCCGTATTCGGCCTGCGCGGCGATCGCCAGTGCCGCCACCAGAATCACGGCTAAAAGGGTCGATTGCGCTCTCATGATGGATTCCTTTTCCCCCGGCCGCTAATCGACTTCCGGGATGATTTTCATTTTTGCGTAACGTAGCGCGCCTTGGGTGTGGTCCAAGAAGACGACCCCCGGCAAGTCATCCGGCGCCACCGTCAGTTGCGCCCCACTGCCGAATTGGTCGCCATCGAACACATCAGCAAACCGCCACAAGACGCCGTTGGTCCGGTACGCGATGCGCGGCGTGTTCGACAGCGCGTTGGTATAGGCCAGGTAGACGGTGCCGTCGCTCGCCGTGTCCGCCGACAGCGGGGCGGCCGGGGCGACGTGGTTGTCGGGCAGGTCGTAGATTCCCCAGGAGTTGGTGAACTCGCCGACCACGATCACCGGCACGGCGTCGGTGATGAAAAACGACATCGGCTGGTTATCTTCGTCCCATGTTACCGCCGTAAAACGCATGTCGACGTCGATCAGATGGCCCCAGTACAGCACGACCGAGTTATCCCCGCCGAGCGGGTCGTACCAGCCGGCGTACATGGCGTCGTAGCCGTACTTGTCGCTCGACATCTCGTAGTTATAATCGGGCCACGAAAAGACGGGGAAACCCGACGGCGCCATGTGGGCGTCGAAGGTGTAGGAAATCTGTACGAACGCGTTCCCAAAGCGTTGCCACTCATTCCACGCGGCGCCCGCTTCCTCGTAGTGCGCGATATACCAGTCCGCGTACTTTTTCATGCAAAACACGTTGGCCTCATCGTTGAGGCCAAAATGCAATTTCGCGTTGAGACCGGTCATCCCCTGGGACGCAACGGTGCGGGCCGTCCAGTCTTCAGCGGTCGTTTTGAACGCCACTTTCAAATCGCCGGCGGTGGCGTTGTGGTAGGCCACACCGATGCGGTCGGCGCCGTCCACGTCGACCGACGCGTACCAACCGGTGTCGCCTTGCTCGTCGACGATCCGAGTCGGCCACCCTTTCGCCGTGCGGACCGACACGCCCAACGCCTTTGGGCCGGGAGCGTAATAGGCCACCACCGGCGTGCCGTCGCTTAGGTACGCGAGGGAATAGAAGCGGCGGTCTTCGTTCGGCAGGTAGTCGTCCAGCACCGTCTCCACGTCGAAGTAGACGCAGCCGTCATCTTCGACGCCGTCGCAGTCCTGGTCGCGGCCATCGGTGCATAATTCCGCCGCATCGGGATGGCTCAACGGGTCATGATCGTCGCAATCCTCACCGCCGCAGGCGGCGTCGGTGAAGCCATCCTCGTCGGCGTCGGGACAATCGGTGTCGTCGTTGTCATCGTCGTCGCCGGAAGCGGAGTCGTCGTCCGCGTCGTCGTCGTCATCGGCACCGGTTTGGTCGTCGTCATCGTCGCCGTCGGAACAGCCGGAAAACACGGCAAGCAACAGCAGCATCAGCGCCAGCAGACGAAGCCATCGTTCTGGATTACTCAAGACGCTTTCTCCTATTTATTCGGCGGAATTGTTAGCGAACAAGCGCGCGCCGAGCAACCACCATATGCCCAACGCGGCGAAATAGAAAAACAATCCGTGGACGAGTAAAAAGCGGTAGCCGGTGATCATCGCGCTGAATTCAAGCACGCCGCCAAACACCATGCCGACGAGATTGGCTCCCATGGCATTGGTGACACGACTCGGCTGCAGGTCCCGCAGAGCGGTGGCGAAGCCGATCGCCGCGAGCAAAAACGCCGGACCGGCAAACGCGATCGCGCCGCCGATTTGTGCCGGAAGACCGGCCCCCAGCAGTTGCGCCGGCTCGAAGACCAGGCTGACACCGACCGCCGCGGCCGTCGCCGCCAAGACGATCGGCAGCAGGCGTCGGGGCACGCGGGAAGCAATCAGGTTGCCGAGCAGGATTGCCACCATCACCAGCGAAAACACGATGGATGCTACATACCAGTTCACGCTGAACAAGACGTGCAATCGCGATACGGTCGACGCCTCCACCAGCATGAAGCCGGCGCCCAGGAAAAAGAAGAAGAGCAAATACCCGCCGCCTTGACCACGTTGTCGCAGCACGACGGCCAGGGCCAGCGCGGCGACGAAAAAGAAGATCAACACCGTCAGGTATTCCACCGGCAAGGTTCGCGTTTTGAGAAAAAAGAAGGGCCAGTCATCCGACGCGGGCGCCACGTCGCCGACGTTATTCCAAGCCGGGACGTCATCGAGTTGTTCCAACGGCCGGTCGTTGGCCGTGAGAAACGCGATGGTGTTATGGGCAAACGCGGCAACTGCCGGGGGCCAACCGAAAACCTCGCGGATCGTTTCGTACAGGCGGGCGCGGATGAAGGGCCGCGGCACACCGTAGGAAACGATGAACAAGCCGGCGGGCGCCAAGCGGCGGCGAATCTGGGCAAACGCTTCTGTCGTGTACAAGTAGCTGTCAAAACGGACCGTGCTTTGCGGCGAGGGCAACAGCACGGCGTCGACGCCGAACATGGTGATGACATCGTAGGTCGTATCGCCGTCGTGCAGGAAAGCGCGGGCGTCGTCGATTACGACGTTGACGGCCGCGTCGTTGAAGGGGCGGCGCCGGTTGTAGATTCCCGACAGGGCGACGATCTGCGGATCGAGTTCCACGGCGTCGATGTGCGCCTCGGGCCCCACGACCGCGCGAATCATGCTGACTAAGCGGCCGGTGCCGACGCCAAGCATGGCGACGCGTAGCGGTTTATTCGCCGCGGCGCGGCGGCGGGCGGTTTCCGCCAACTGCTCGAGATACCGAACCATTTGCGGCCCTGCCACGGCTTCGCCGGACCCATCGAATTGCGGAAGCGGGTCGGCGAATTCGGTTTCCATGAAAAAGATATTGTTCACCTGCAAAAAATGCGTGTCGGCGTACTCGGCGCCGGCAGGCGTTTGGTGCGGCCAGACGGTGATTTTCGAATAGGAAGACCAATGCACGCGTTCGTCGCCCAATTCGGGGATCGTCGGGGCAAGCGCGATGAGCGCCAGTACCAGCGCCACAACCCACCGCGGAATACGACGTCCATCGCCCGGCGCGTCGGCGGCGATCAACACGACGCACAGGGAGAGAACGAGGCCGAACCAAACGGCGGGCGGAGTTTGCAGCCACGCCAGAAGCGCAAAAGCCACGGTACCGCTTAGGGACCCGGCGACATTGATGGAGTAGGCGCGCAGCGCCGGTAGTTCTCCGAATCGCCGCGCGATATACGCCCCCAAGGGCATCGCCCAACCCACCAACGCGAGGATGATTAACGTGGCCAGAAACGGTACGGGCAGCTTGGCGGTAAAGGCGTTGGCGGCGTTGAAGTAGTAAATCGGACCCTGCGAAATGTTGATATCCGCGGCCGGGAATCCCAGCAGAGCGAAGACGGGCACCAACACCGCACTCAGCGCGAGAAAGGAAAATAGCCCCTTGCGGCCGTACGCGGGGGCAAAAAAGCCGATGCCGAGGCCGAATATCGTGGCGATGAAAACCAGATTCGAGAAGAAACCGAGAAACAGTAGTTGGGCCGGGAGCCAACGAATCAGCGCGAGTTCAAAAAAAAGCGAGATAAAACTGCCGAAAAACAACCCGTAGCCGGGATCCGCGCCGTTTGTGCCCGCGGGGTGGCTCGTAACGTTCGCTTCGGCCATGTTGTCTTCCCGCTCATTGATTCGGAAAAAGAGTGACGAAATCGCGCGTAAAAACCCGACTATGGTCGATTGCGTAAGTCTACGGGATTATCCGGTGAAAGTCCAAGTCTTGAGCCTCCGTCGGTGACAATCTTCCCGCATTGGGCGACGGTTTGCAGCGTTGAGGCCGACGCGGCGACCGTGCTAGGCTCTGCAGCCAGAGTTGGAGGAAACATGACCGAAAAACGCCGCCGAACGTGCCGGCCATCATGGCTGCTGGTAATCGTATGTTTGCTGATAAGCATCGCGGCGTGCCAAGAGCCCGTCCTTGAACGGGTACCGCGCAGCTTCAACGATCAGGTCACCGTGAAGATGATGAAAAGCTATCGGCGAGCGGTCAAAAGACAAGCGGCCGTTGGCTTGCCTCTAGGAGCCCTCTTGGGCGGCACTGCCGAGTTTCGTCAGATTCTGCAACTCCTCCAATTCGAGCCCGACGACACGATTGCCGACCTGGGTTGCGGCACCGGAGCCCTGGAAGTTGCCATGCTGGAGGGCGAGGTACCCTTTGCGCGTATTTACGCGGTCGACGTCAACCAGGACGCGTTGGATTTTCTTCAATACGCCATGGACCTTTACGAGTTTCCCCACGCGAACAAGATAGAAACAGTGTTATCGACGATGGACGATGTGCGCCTGCCGGCGAATTCCATCGACGTGGCGGTGTTGCTATCGATTCGTGCCTTCGACGCCAAGCGTAATCAAAACGGCATCTTAGAGGTGGACGGCAAAGGGCAGGATTGCTTGAAGACCTTGGCGAACGCGCTGCGCGATGACGGCAGGATCGTATACGTGTCCGGCGTGGTCGACGGCGAACCCGACGAGGATCTTTTCGAACGGATCGCGTATTCCTTCGAAAAAGCCGGAGTGAAAACGGTTGAAAAAAAAGTCGTGGAAATTGGCGGGCCGCGTAACGCGTACATCGTTTTTCACAAGCCGCCCAAACCGTGAGCCCGTCCCGCGGGCGCGGACACCGAAGCCTTGTTCGCCCATGCGCCGTTTGTTAAACTTCTCGGAATGGTAAATCGACTTAGACGAAAACTTCGAAGGATAGGCGGTATCGGGCACCTCGGCTTAATGTCAGCCATCGTTATGCTGTCGTTGTTCACGCTTGCTTGCCAAAAACCGGAAGCGACCACACCTCCGCCCGGGGAACAGATACAAGGCTTCAGGCCCGACGCACCGGAACAGTTGGTGCCGCGCGATCCGGAAACCCTTGATTCTGAGAACTATTGTCACGCGGAGTACTATTTCCGAGGTAAGGAACGCGAGTCACCGGCGATACCGTTTGGCCGCTGCACGCGCGATGGCGACTACATGCTGTTACGTCGCGGCAAGGGTAAGCCGTTCAAGAAGCCGATTTTAGCTATTCGTGTGCGAGTGAATGAAAAAGTCACACCCGTGTTGACCGATACGACCTTCTCCCTCACGCAAGACGACAAGGCGCTCAAGCCGGACATCCTGGATTTGCAGGGCAAGGACGGATGGCTGGGCGAGCTCCGCTGGAATTTGGATCCCGATTGGCAGAAAATCCGGATCAACACCGACGTTATGGGACGCGACCCCGTCAGCAAAGTGATCAGGCCGACGACGGCGATGTTCGGCCTCAATGTTTTCAATGAAACAGTAGAGTGGCCGCGTTTCGCCAAGCCGAACACGAAGGCGGCCGGCAAGGGAGACGCGGTAACGTTGACCGGCCCCTGCTTCCCCTAGTGCAGCCCACCGAAATATTCTGTAAAATCGACCGCCTCGACAGGCGATACATCTGACTGCTCGTCATAAGGATGGTTTGTGAGAAGAAGAGTGCGCCGACGCGTGTTGATAGTTCTGGTGCTCGGGTTGGCGGCGGCCGTCATCGCGGGCTGGTGGGTGGTAGGCGGCAACCGCGGCTACCGCAACGTCGTGGAAAAGGAAGCGCCCGAAGCGAATTGGAAGTGTAAACACGCCAGATCGTGTGATGCTGATTACCGGCGTTTTGCCGAGCGCTACTCGAGGAAGGGCCAGCCCGTTTCAGAAGCCGAACTGGCCGAGTCGATAAAAGAGGCGGGCTGGGAGAGGCCGGTGACTTCCGCCCTGCCGTATGAAGAACTCCGGGCCGCGATCATCCAGGCGCTGAACATCGACTTTCTGCTCGACGGCCTCAACGAGCGCCGGCTTGAGGTGATTTACACAGCGCGCCACGAAGAAGCTGATTTCACTCGCGAAGAATTCTTACTCGTGGATCGTTACGTGGGCATGACCAAGGGCGTCTTGTATACGCCGCGAGGTGTCTCGCCGTGCCGCGCGATTCTTGGAGTACATGGGCATGGGCAACATGCGGAGACGTTTTTCCGGGATCTCGGGCTCAAGGCGTGGCTTGACGAGGGCTACGTGGTCCTCTCGGTGACGATGCGCGCGGCCGGCGCCGACATGGTCGAGGACCAACTCGTGCGGCATCTTTTACGCCGGGGATTTTCGCTTCTTGGGCTGCGTGTCTACGAAACGCTGCTCGGGCATAAGTTGCTCAAAGACCGCTTTGGCGAGGACGTCGAGGTCGTCTTGTTGGGGCATTCCGGCGGCAGCGTCAGTAACAACATCGTCATTCGCGTAACGCGCGAGATCGATGCGGCAATCATCGACGCGGTGGGTACCTATCTAAATGCCTGGAACGTTGGATTGACCGATGAGATCGCGCTGGAACTGCATCGGTATCGGCTGTTGATCAACGATTTTTCCACGGCTCCCATGCCGGTGCTTCGCCAAGCGTACGGTTATCCCGAGGGTTGGGGCTTGGCGAAGGATTTTCTGCAACACAATCTCGAATCGCCGGCGACCACAACATATAGCCCCTAACCCGATTCTTCCGTCAACGCGCGCG comes from Candidatus Lernaella stagnicola and encodes:
- a CDS encoding putative metal-binding motif-containing protein, producing MSNPERWLRLLALMLLLLAVFSGCSDGDDDDDQTGADDDDDADDDSASGDDDDNDDTDCPDADEDGFTDAACGGEDCDDHDPLSHPDAAELCTDGRDQDCDGVEDDGCVYFDVETVLDDYLPNEDRRFYSLAYLSDGTPVVAYYAPGPKALGVSVRTAKGWPTRIVDEQGDTGWYASVDVDGADRIGVAYHNATAGDLKVAFKTTAEDWTARTVASQGMTGLNAKLHFGLNDEANVFCMKKYADWYIAHYEEAGAAWNEWQRFGNAFVQISYTFDAHMAPSGFPVFSWPDYNYEMSSDKYGYDAMYAGWYDPLGGDNSVVLYWGHLIDVDMRFTAVTWDEDNQPMSFFITDAVPVIVVGEFTNSWGIYDLPDNHVAPAAPLSADTASDGTVYLAYTNALSNTPRIAYRTNGVLWRFADVFDGDQFGSGAQLTVAPDDLPGVVFLDHTQGALRYAKMKIIPEVD
- a CDS encoding methyltransferase domain-containing protein, whose product is MTEKRRRTCRPSWLLVIVCLLISIAACQEPVLERVPRSFNDQVTVKMMKSYRRAVKRQAAVGLPLGALLGGTAEFRQILQLLQFEPDDTIADLGCGTGALEVAMLEGEVPFARIYAVDVNQDALDFLQYAMDLYEFPHANKIETVLSTMDDVRLPANSIDVAVLLSIRAFDAKRNQNGILEVDGKGQDCLKTLANALRDDGRIVYVSGVVDGEPDEDLFERIAYSFEKAGVKTVEKKVVEIGGPRNAYIVFHKPPKP